In the genome of Bacteroidales bacterium, one region contains:
- a CDS encoding DUF5606 domain-containing protein, translating to MTLKEILAISGQQGLFKLVASSKSGIIVESLDSGKRMSVPTTTKASSLEDIAIFTLSEDKPLYEILIAIKEKQQSQQAISHKSEPEAIKQFFAEVVPEFDPARVYFSDMKKIINWYNILQAKDMLDIVKPSEEIKAETEESSEGAEEKAE from the coding sequence ATGACTTTAAAAGAAATTTTAGCAATCTCAGGACAACAAGGTCTATTCAAATTAGTAGCATCATCGAAAAGTGGTATAATCGTTGAAAGCTTGGATAGTGGTAAACGCATGTCGGTACCGACTACTACTAAAGCAAGCTCTTTGGAGGATATAGCTATATTTACTCTATCGGAAGATAAGCCTTTATACGAGATACTAATTGCCATTAAGGAAAAGCAACAATCTCAACAAGCCATAAGCCACAAATCGGAACCCGAAGCTATTAAACAATTCTTTGCAGAGGTAGTTCCCGAATTTGATCCTGCAAGAGTTTATTTTTCCGATATGAAGAAAATTATTAACTGGTACAATATTTTGCAAGCTAAGGATATGCTTGATATAGTTAAACCAAGTGAGGAGATAAAAGCGGAAACAGAAGAATCAAGCGAGGGGGCAGAAGAGAAGGCTGAGTAA
- a CDS encoding DUF2141 domain-containing protein — protein MRLLLSLIITLNLSTLFSQSIDVHVTNIRNNKGSLVFGIFKNEENYKKEAHDIEKSVKKEDIKDGAITVTIPLKPGTYGVTLLDDENDDGKMSYNLVGLPTEGFGFSNYYTRGFSRPKYDQFKIEVMETDNDTVFIKLRYIF, from the coding sequence ATGCGCTTGCTTTTATCATTAATCATAACTTTAAACTTATCAACACTGTTTTCTCAAAGTATTGATGTTCATGTTACTAACATTAGAAATAACAAAGGCAGTCTAGTTTTTGGAATTTTTAAAAATGAAGAGAATTATAAGAAAGAGGCACACGACATTGAGAAATCTGTAAAAAAAGAAGATATTAAGGATGGTGCAATAACCGTCACAATCCCGCTTAAACCCGGTACATACGGAGTAACCCTTCTTGATGATGAAAATGATGATGGAAAAATGAGCTACAATTTGGTAGGATTGCCCACTGAAGGATTTGGATTCTCTAACTACTACACAAGAGGATTCTCAAGACCAAAATATGATCAGTTTAAGATCGAAGTTATGGAGACAGACAACGATACCGTTTTTATAAAATTGAGATATATATTTTAA
- the aroB gene encoding 3-dehydroquinate synthase, whose product MEKVLIKGKNSESTILIGESINNLINYIPNKQVYIITDQNVNRLYEQSFPYFPKYVIETGEESKNLASLVKIYQWLLDSGADRNSFVVGIGGGVVSDIAGFIASTFMRGISFGFVATTLLAQVDASIGGKNGVNLDNYKNIIGTFNLPKFVICDISMLKTLSGVELSNGFAEMIKHCLIASYSDFEFMEQNADKLVKCDIEVITPLLARSIQIKADIVNNDEKETGLRKILNLGHTWGHAIEKTTNLPHGQSVSLGLEFAARFSRKRELVTNRDYMRLIGLLRSFSLPVCYNIHMPEVFNALTKDKKKNGSVIDFIFLKGLGDVIIEKISFDEIKEFVFEK is encoded by the coding sequence ATGGAGAAGGTTTTAATTAAAGGAAAAAACAGCGAATCAACTATATTAATCGGTGAAAGCATTAATAATTTAATAAACTATATTCCCAATAAACAAGTTTACATAATTACAGACCAAAATGTAAACAGACTGTACGAACAAAGCTTTCCATATTTTCCTAAATACGTTATTGAGACAGGCGAAGAGTCAAAAAACTTAGCTTCACTTGTAAAAATATATCAATGGTTATTAGATTCAGGAGCTGATAGAAACTCTTTTGTAGTTGGTATAGGAGGAGGCGTAGTTAGTGATATAGCCGGATTTATAGCCTCAACCTTTATGCGTGGTATCTCTTTTGGATTTGTAGCCACAACTCTGTTAGCGCAAGTTGATGCGAGTATTGGAGGGAAAAATGGAGTTAATTTAGACAACTACAAAAATATTATCGGGACATTCAATCTACCAAAGTTTGTAATTTGCGATATTTCGATGCTCAAAACTCTGTCAGGAGTGGAGTTGTCGAATGGTTTTGCAGAAATGATAAAACATTGTCTGATAGCAAGTTATTCAGATTTTGAATTTATGGAACAAAATGCTGATAAGTTAGTTAAGTGTGATATTGAGGTAATTACACCGCTATTGGCACGTTCAATTCAAATCAAAGCCGATATTGTAAACAACGACGAAAAAGAGACTGGATTGCGGAAAATATTAAACTTAGGACATACGTGGGGTCATGCAATAGAAAAAACAACTAATTTGCCTCATGGTCAAAGCGTTAGCTTAGGGTTAGAGTTTGCTGCCCGCTTTTCACGTAAACGCGAATTAGTCACAAACAGAGATTATATGAGGCTGATTGGTTTGTTGCGCTCATTCAGTTTGCCTGTTTGCTATAACATACATATGCCCGAAGTTTTTAATGCACTAACAAAAGATAAGAAGAAAAACGGCAGCGTAATAGATTTTATTTTTTTAAAGGGACTTGGGGATGTAATCATAGAAAAAATTAGTTTTGATGAAATAAAAGAGTTTGTTTTTGAAAAATAG
- a CDS encoding type I 3-dehydroquinate dehydratase, which yields MRTNSKICIVIGNLTYEKAIQEIENISFAEIRMDLLNYTDQQYQNIFAKLTNSIATYRDNVDIQDVEKNYTTAIKSGCTYIDLDVELSENLRLKLIEKARNSGCKVILSYHNYTNTPTLQELTKIVNNLFTKGADVVKIACMANDQADCARVLGLYENHKNLVAFCMGKLGLITRLTAPIIGAPYTYASVSDTEIAPGLPSYNLVNDFLEKYNVD from the coding sequence ATGCGCACAAACAGTAAAATTTGTATAGTTATAGGTAACCTAACCTACGAAAAAGCAATACAAGAAATTGAAAATATTTCATTTGCCGAGATACGAATGGACCTACTCAATTATACCGACCAGCAGTACCAAAATATATTTGCCAAACTAACAAACTCAATTGCAACCTATAGAGATAACGTTGATATACAAGATGTTGAAAAAAACTACACAACAGCAATTAAGAGTGGCTGTACTTATATAGATTTAGATGTAGAACTATCTGAAAATCTGCGTTTAAAGCTAATTGAAAAGGCTCGTAACAGTGGTTGCAAAGTAATTTTATCTTACCATAATTATACAAATACTCCAACTCTGCAGGAGTTAACTAAAATCGTAAACAATTTGTTTACAAAAGGTGCAGATGTTGTTAAAATTGCTTGTATGGCTAACGATCAGGCCGATTGTGCAAGAGTTTTAGGTTTATACGAAAATCATAAAAACTTGGTGGCTTTCTGTATGGGGAAACTTGGGCTAATTACACGTTTGACAGCCCCAATCATTGGTGCACCATATACTTACGCCTCAGTTTCGGATACAGAGATTGCACCCGGATTGCCAAGTTATAATCTGGTTAATGATTTTTTAGAAAAGTATAACGTCGATTGA
- a CDS encoding NAD(P)-binding domain-containing protein, producing MQASAKKIFAVFGNPILHSRSPQLFNAVFVHENINALYTRIQATNGKEVVDIIKKHKISGANITTPFKETVLEYVDSISDEARQIGGINVIINSNGALSGHNTDHIGVTTSLENITDLKTANCLVLGAGAAARAAVFGLILKGANVTVANRTFEKAKQIAKTFNCKAISLDKLEQSISKTDIIVSSLLPHANPLQGIILPKNLIILDANYRRSGVADYALKQECRLISGKEWLLYQAIETYKLFFGKEPDKSIMEKKFSSNLNSENINALALNPNVKHVDFQDVDIAIYTSSNNEAEFKKRLNEEKNLLING from the coding sequence ATGCAGGCTTCCGCAAAAAAAATATTTGCCGTTTTTGGAAATCCGATTTTGCATAGTCGTAGTCCTCAGTTGTTTAATGCGGTTTTTGTACATGAGAATATCAACGCGCTTTATACTCGCATTCAGGCAACTAACGGCAAAGAGGTTGTTGATATTATTAAGAAACATAAAATCAGCGGAGCAAATATCACGACACCATTTAAAGAGACTGTTTTAGAATACGTTGATAGCATATCAGATGAAGCCAGGCAAATAGGCGGAATAAACGTTATTATCAATTCCAACGGAGCACTTTCAGGGCATAACACCGACCATATAGGAGTTACAACGTCATTAGAAAATATTACGGACTTAAAAACAGCGAATTGTCTCGTACTAGGCGCAGGCGCAGCAGCAAGAGCAGCTGTTTTTGGGCTGATACTGAAAGGCGCAAATGTTACAGTCGCCAACAGAACATTTGAAAAAGCGAAACAGATAGCTAAAACATTTAATTGTAAGGCTATTAGCTTAGACAAGTTGGAGCAATCTATTAGTAAAACCGATATAATTGTTTCATCACTTTTGCCACATGCAAATCCATTGCAGGGGATAATTTTACCCAAAAATCTAATTATATTAGATGCAAATTATCGTCGCTCAGGAGTAGCGGATTATGCCCTAAAACAAGAATGTAGGCTGATTTCAGGAAAAGAGTGGCTATTGTATCAGGCAATAGAAACATATAAGTTGTTTTTTGGCAAAGAGCCCGATAAATCAATTATGGAAAAGAAATTTAGTAGCAACTTAAATTCAGAAAATATTAATGCTTTAGCGTTAAATCCTAATGTAAAACATGTTGATTTTCAAGATGTTGATATTGCAATATATACGAGTTCAAACAACGAAGCTGAATTTAAAAAACGCTTAAATGAAGAAAAAAATCTGCTCATCAACGGTTAG
- the aroA gene encoding 3-phosphoshikimate 1-carboxyvinyltransferase has protein sequence MKKKICSSTVRGTVQAPASKSVAQRAIALAALAEGISTIKNVGNSEDVLAAINVCKRLGAEISGNHKLLTVKGGLKLPTEVLNCGESGLCIRMFSPIVATLNSSVAMTGEGTLKKRPMQMIADSLTQLGAICLTNDGFLPLKIKGPIKGGEISIDGSISSQVLTGLLMAAPFAETDTIIKVDNLKSTPYIDLTISIMQDFRVDVTNINYEKFVIKASQKYRSVDYEVEGDWSGAAFLLVAGAIAGKIEVTNLSSNSYQADRAIIEALKLAGADVVVKQNSVKVLKNSLVGFNFDATDCPDLFPPLVALAAHCQGETTIVGIDRLKNKESDRATTLKQEFEKLGIKIEFADNTMTIYGAKPKSGSLFSHDDHRVAMACATVAISGNCTVEIENAEAVNKSYPNFFDDLKTITQ, from the coding sequence ATGAAGAAAAAAATCTGCTCATCAACGGTTAGGGGAACAGTTCAAGCACCTGCATCTAAAAGCGTTGCACAACGTGCGATTGCTTTGGCTGCGTTGGCTGAAGGCATATCAACAATAAAAAACGTTGGCAATAGCGAAGATGTTTTGGCAGCAATAAACGTTTGTAAACGTCTTGGAGCAGAAATTTCAGGCAATCACAAATTGCTAACTGTTAAAGGTGGATTGAAATTACCTACAGAAGTACTGAACTGTGGCGAATCGGGCTTATGTATCAGAATGTTTTCTCCTATTGTTGCTACGCTCAATAGCTCGGTTGCGATGACGGGAGAGGGAACTCTGAAAAAGCGTCCAATGCAGATGATTGCAGACTCGTTAACACAATTAGGTGCAATCTGCTTAACAAACGACGGTTTTTTGCCTCTCAAAATAAAAGGACCTATCAAAGGCGGAGAAATTAGCATTGACGGTTCCATTAGTTCTCAGGTACTTACAGGGCTTTTAATGGCTGCGCCTTTTGCAGAAACAGATACCATTATAAAAGTTGATAACCTAAAAAGCACTCCATATATTGACTTGACTATAAGCATAATGCAAGATTTTAGGGTGGATGTTACGAACATTAATTACGAAAAGTTCGTAATAAAAGCATCTCAAAAGTACCGTTCTGTTGACTATGAGGTTGAGGGAGACTGGAGCGGTGCTGCTTTCCTGTTGGTTGCAGGAGCAATTGCGGGCAAAATTGAAGTTACAAACCTTTCCTCAAATTCTTATCAAGCCGACCGCGCAATTATTGAGGCTTTAAAATTAGCAGGAGCTGATGTTGTTGTAAAACAAAACTCTGTTAAAGTTTTGAAAAACAGCCTTGTGGGATTTAACTTTGATGCTACCGATTGCCCAGACCTTTTTCCGCCTTTAGTAGCGTTAGCTGCTCATTGTCAAGGGGAAACAACAATCGTAGGCATCGACAGATTAAAAAACAAAGAGAGCGACAGAGCCACAACACTCAAACAGGAGTTCGAGAAACTTGGAATAAAAATCGAATTTGCCGACAACACAATGACAATATATGGCGCAAAACCTAAAAGCGGAAGCCTCTTTTCTCACGATGACCACAGAGTAGCAATGGCTTGTGCCACAGTTGCTATAAGCGG